The proteins below come from a single Miscanthus floridulus cultivar M001 chromosome 1, ASM1932011v1, whole genome shotgun sequence genomic window:
- the LOC136495825 gene encoding small ribosomal subunit protein eS19: MAASTARTVKDVNPHEFVKAYSAHLKRSGKMELPEWVDIVKTARFKELPPYDPDWYYTRAASIARKIYLRQGIGVGGFQKIYGGRQRNGSRPPHFCKSSGAISRNILQQLQKMGIIDVDPKGGRLITSQGRRDLDQVAGRVAVEA, encoded by the exons atgGCGGCATCTACGGCGAGGACGGTGAAGGATGTCAACCCCCACGAGTTCGTCAAGGCCTACTCCGCCCACCTCAAGCGCTCCGGCAAG ATGGAGCTCCCTGAGTGGGTTGACATTGTGAAGACTGCGAGGTTCAAGGAACTCCCACCGTATGACCCTGACTGGTACTACACCAGGGCTG CATCCATTGCAAGGAAGATCTATCTGAGGCAAGGCATTGGTGTTGGTGGCTTCCAGAAGATTTATGGTGGCCGCCAGAGGAATGGCTCCCGCCCACCACACTTCTGCAAGAGCAGTGGTGCCATTTCACGCAACATCCTGCAGCAGCTACAGAAGATGGGCATCATTGATGTCGATCCCAAGGG CGGACGGCTCATCACCTCCCAGGGCAGGCGTGATCTGGACCAAGTGGCCGGAAGGGTTGCTGTTGAAGCTTGA